From Paenibacillus sp. GP183, one genomic window encodes:
- a CDS encoding IS110 family transposase translates to MKFKQINGQNQRIERISPTQLVVGIDMAKDMHVAQVTNFRGIVLAKRHLTFKNAIEGYEKLQRWMDELQRKHQLKTVIIGMEPTGHYWWNLANWLANKGLNVVLVNPATTKRNKENRDNSPSKSDPKDALVIADVVCRGYYYDYTRQASVFQRLRTVMSDREFWVTHSVRLQNRIIRWLDIRFPEYTSAFNDWTCPRSLATLKEFPSPLDLESLSVSEVITGWREHMKRAGGSTGMEKAAQLIAQAKKSVGDTTALSEAKQDLERLLKEYERIVEILEKMEQEVRALLGEIPLAQQLRTVKGLGPIFIAAILSGAGDLKQYAHGRQLLRKAGLNLAESTSGKRKGQIVLSKRGDAKLRKYMYLATISLVGTNPVFRKLHEHNVQVKKMKKQQSIFKLLGKLARILIGIVQSGEPFSPEKASSFFTEAA, encoded by the coding sequence ATGAAGTTTAAGCAAATCAATGGACAAAATCAACGGATTGAACGAATTTCCCCGACTCAGCTCGTTGTAGGTATCGACATGGCAAAGGATATGCATGTAGCTCAAGTCACTAACTTTCGAGGTATCGTTCTTGCTAAGCGACATCTCACATTCAAAAACGCAATTGAAGGTTATGAAAAATTACAACGTTGGATGGATGAATTACAACGAAAGCACCAACTGAAGACCGTCATCATCGGTATGGAACCCACCGGACACTATTGGTGGAACTTGGCGAATTGGCTTGCAAACAAAGGCCTTAACGTCGTCTTGGTGAACCCGGCCACCACCAAAAGAAACAAGGAGAACCGCGATAACAGTCCATCCAAGAGTGATCCCAAGGACGCGCTTGTCATTGCAGACGTCGTCTGTCGAGGATACTACTACGATTACACGCGACAGGCAAGCGTGTTCCAAAGGTTGCGTACGGTGATGAGTGATCGGGAATTTTGGGTGACTCATAGTGTCCGGCTGCAGAATCGGATCATCCGTTGGTTGGACATTCGGTTCCCCGAATACACATCCGCTTTCAATGATTGGACCTGCCCACGATCCTTGGCTACGCTCAAAGAATTCCCATCTCCGCTAGATCTAGAGTCTCTATCCGTATCGGAGGTCATCACCGGTTGGAGAGAGCATATGAAGCGAGCGGGTGGTTCAACCGGAATGGAGAAAGCGGCGCAACTCATCGCTCAAGCGAAGAAAAGTGTGGGAGACACGACAGCTCTGAGCGAAGCGAAGCAAGATTTAGAGCGGTTATTGAAAGAATATGAACGTATCGTTGAAATACTAGAGAAGATGGAACAGGAAGTAAGGGCACTTCTCGGTGAAATTCCTTTGGCCCAGCAACTACGGACGGTTAAAGGTCTTGGCCCGATCTTCATCGCGGCCATTCTATCCGGTGCAGGCGACCTCAAACAGTATGCCCATGGACGACAGTTATTGCGTAAAGCGGGCTTAAATCTGGCCGAAAGCACGTCTGGTAAGCGAAAGGGGCAGATCGTGCTTTCCAAACGAGGAGATGCGAAGCTGCGAAAATATATGTATCTGGCTACGATCAGCCTTGTGGGAACAAATCCCGTCTTTCGAAAGTTGCATGAACACAATGTTCAAGTCAAGAAAATGAAGAAACAACAGTCGATATTTAAACTTCTTGGAAAACTGGCTCGGATCCTGATCGGCATCGTCCAAAGCGGAGAACCGTTTTCCCCCGAAAAAGCGAGTTCCTTTTTTACAGAAGCAGCATAA
- a CDS encoding prolyl oligopeptidase family serine peptidase produces MSQPLTLDDVLNTVQPAHNFPYLVSPNGQWLAFTVDGLKSKEVSVGVSTCVEGCSQWVCDLENKKAFPIFPDASSSWSGVWSPDGSKLSFFADKDGEARLWLWDPSNNSLTQASKIGARPFFGFEAPIWTLDGKSIIFKAMPSNDVDNSTFRMESKFINQDLLGGNNIQVYSTENTSDTEELQKTDTWIERYRADLIRLDLETGETTLISGGHYPVGMILSNDGKKIAFTSALGQENINSIQVLYDLWIASVFPQEGEVSTCLVKSIRMEYGLSFAWAYDDNSIIFTTGGPLSDGNLWTVDISDSPNPRPLSHGKELHLGREFDAPVPLEQGDTLMISNGRLWRYKNNEGEITDVAPQLNKRIIAMLPYKHESGYVVVQTKDPDKMLYGFWKVNFLVGEIEKILEEPRHHYPAFVGGATIVDNNNNKFIVYIAQSANEPPALWVINLETKVNFQIVELSSFPKESLGVAQLLQWKLKGRELHGALLLPPNKKGRVPVIIRVYHGKLSDRLHTFGLWNHTVDNHQLFASRGYAVLLPDLVIEGNEPADEIAMGLEEAVNALKQHPDIDANRIGIIGHSYGGYAALVGISKLQHFRAAVVSAGIGNLISASTLFDPNAPDSFFGMVEGGQGFMLNNHIWENRERYIRNSPLFEFDQVQTPILIVQGTKDHICFIESGMIYSSLRRLGKKAELIYYKGEHHWQGTWQRDNIQDYYNRVFKWFNQHLKKGE; encoded by the coding sequence TTGTCTCAACCTCTTACTTTAGATGATGTTTTGAACACGGTACAACCCGCTCATAATTTTCCTTATTTAGTATCTCCTAATGGGCAATGGTTAGCTTTTACTGTCGATGGCTTAAAATCTAAGGAGGTATCAGTAGGTGTTTCTACTTGTGTTGAAGGATGTTCCCAGTGGGTATGTGATCTTGAAAATAAGAAGGCGTTTCCCATCTTTCCCGATGCCTCAAGCAGTTGGTCCGGTGTTTGGTCACCTGATGGTTCGAAATTATCTTTCTTTGCAGATAAAGATGGGGAAGCACGCCTATGGCTCTGGGATCCATCCAACAATAGTCTGACCCAAGCGTCAAAAATTGGGGCTCGTCCTTTTTTTGGTTTTGAAGCCCCAATATGGACGTTAGATGGAAAATCAATTATTTTCAAGGCAATGCCATCTAATGATGTAGATAACTCAACTTTTAGAATGGAATCGAAGTTTATTAATCAGGATTTACTAGGTGGGAATAACATTCAGGTTTATAGCACCGAAAATACTTCTGACACTGAGGAACTTCAAAAAACAGATACTTGGATAGAGAGGTATCGTGCAGATTTAATTAGGTTGGATCTAGAAACTGGGGAAACAACGTTGATTTCTGGAGGTCATTATCCAGTAGGTATGATCCTTTCAAATGATGGAAAAAAAATTGCTTTCACTAGTGCACTTGGTCAAGAAAATATCAATAGTATACAGGTTTTATACGATTTGTGGATTGCTTCAGTTTTCCCGCAAGAAGGAGAAGTTTCAACTTGTTTAGTAAAAAGTATACGGATGGAATATGGATTAAGTTTTGCATGGGCATATGATGACAACTCGATTATATTTACCACAGGTGGTCCCTTATCTGACGGAAACTTATGGACTGTAGATATTTCTGACTCTCCCAATCCCCGACCCCTATCACATGGAAAGGAACTTCATTTGGGTCGTGAATTTGATGCACCCGTGCCTCTTGAACAAGGAGATACGCTTATGATATCAAATGGTCGTTTATGGAGATATAAAAATAACGAAGGTGAAATTACTGATGTGGCACCACAACTAAATAAACGAATCATTGCTATGCTTCCATATAAACATGAATCTGGATATGTAGTTGTGCAAACAAAAGACCCAGACAAAATGCTTTATGGGTTTTGGAAAGTCAATTTCCTTGTAGGAGAGATTGAAAAAATACTTGAGGAACCCCGGCACCATTATCCAGCTTTTGTAGGCGGTGCAACCATTGTGGATAATAATAACAATAAATTTATAGTTTATATTGCCCAATCTGCTAATGAACCCCCCGCACTATGGGTCATAAATTTAGAGACGAAAGTAAATTTCCAAATTGTCGAATTATCAAGTTTTCCAAAAGAAAGCTTAGGTGTAGCACAACTACTTCAATGGAAGCTAAAGGGGAGAGAACTACACGGTGCCCTTCTACTACCACCAAACAAAAAGGGTCGCGTCCCCGTAATTATCCGAGTGTATCATGGTAAACTGTCGGATAGGCTTCATACTTTTGGTTTATGGAACCACACCGTTGATAATCATCAATTATTTGCGTCAAGGGGATACGCAGTATTATTACCTGACTTAGTTATTGAAGGAAATGAACCCGCAGATGAAATTGCAATGGGGTTAGAAGAGGCAGTGAATGCCCTGAAACAGCATCCTGATATCGACGCTAACCGCATTGGAATTATCGGTCATTCTTATGGAGGGTATGCAGCACTTGTAGGTATATCAAAATTACAGCATTTCCGTGCAGCGGTGGTTTCGGCAGGAATTGGCAATCTCATCAGTGCTTCTACTTTGTTTGATCCAAATGCTCCTGATTCATTCTTTGGTATGGTCGAGGGCGGGCAAGGATTTATGTTGAACAATCACATATGGGAAAACCGTGAGCGATATATCCGAAATTCACCGTTATTCGAATTTGATCAAGTTCAAACGCCTATCCTGATTGTACAGGGCACTAAGGATCATATATGTTTCATAGAATCTGGGATGATTTATTCATCATTACGTCGATTAGGAAAGAAAGCAGAATTGATCTATTATAAAGGCGAACATCATTGGCAGGGGACTTGGCAACGTGATAATATACAAGATTATTATAACCGTGTCTTCAAATGGTTCAATCAGCATCTGAAAAAGGGAGAATAG
- a CDS encoding RNA polymerase sigma factor: protein MSNQIDPIVSEARVLNQKFEEMIEPYRQSLWNYCKYISGSPWDGDDLFQETLLKAFATMSQLWHPLKPKSYIFRIATNSWIDTLRKKKIDIDTYQDDLHNENTCESMDPHVIIEALELLAYHLVPRQIAVILLMDVFQFTAKEVAGMVRITEGAVYSALHRARENIGARKKSVNKKGKDSNNTDQNNTLLNALLNIMKDGDSSKIVELLSDSVHNDANPGFQEYSKDDMINGSFAYKGPIQNVSVENLWGKTVFVVKVDTEQGEVLHDIREFQIDNGRIVAHRGYYFCKELLFEAGRVLNIPVQLIKVPGINWGQDLLS, encoded by the coding sequence ATGTCAAATCAAATTGATCCGATTGTATCAGAAGCTAGAGTATTAAATCAAAAATTTGAGGAAATGATTGAACCGTATCGACAGTCTTTATGGAATTATTGTAAATATATTAGTGGCTCTCCATGGGATGGAGATGATCTATTTCAAGAAACACTTCTCAAAGCATTTGCAACTATGTCGCAGCTATGGCATCCACTCAAACCTAAATCATATATTTTTCGAATTGCAACTAATTCTTGGATTGATACATTACGGAAGAAAAAAATAGATATAGATACATACCAAGATGATCTCCATAATGAAAATACATGTGAATCGATGGACCCGCATGTAATAATTGAAGCTCTAGAACTACTAGCTTATCATTTAGTTCCTCGCCAAATTGCAGTGATTTTATTAATGGATGTGTTTCAATTCACTGCCAAGGAGGTTGCAGGTATGGTTAGAATTACGGAAGGAGCTGTATACTCAGCTCTACACAGAGCTCGGGAGAATATTGGAGCACGAAAAAAATCAGTAAATAAGAAAGGAAAAGATTCGAATAATACAGATCAAAATAACACCCTACTAAATGCTTTGTTGAACATAATGAAGGATGGGGATTCAAGTAAAATTGTTGAATTACTAAGTGATTCTGTACATAATGATGCAAATCCCGGATTCCAAGAATATTCTAAAGATGATATGATTAATGGTTCTTTTGCTTATAAAGGACCTATACAAAATGTTTCAGTTGAAAATTTATGGGGGAAAACTGTGTTTGTAGTGAAAGTTGATACTGAGCAAGGGGAAGTTCTCCATGATATAAGGGAGTTTCAGATAGACAATGGAAGGATCGTTGCACATAGAGGATACTATTTCTGTAAAGAACTACTTTTTGAAGCAGGGCGAGTATTAAACATACCTGTACAACTCATCAAAGTTCCGGGCATTAATTGGGGACAAGATTTATTGAGCTAA
- a CDS encoding VOC family protein translates to MIEPYRQSEKSPIKNKVGGMFIPVRNIEKARNWYCRMLGVSPEGDILFEHLYLLPMDGPVVILDQMPMWGGNEPGGAPSYKTPAFMFQTDDIYASYQFMKHNNVELVTEIQSEKWFVFKDPDGNLLMVCK, encoded by the coding sequence ATGATTGAACCGTATCGACAGTCAGAGAAAAGTCCTATTAAGAACAAAGTTGGTGGAATGTTCATCCCAGTTCGAAACATTGAAAAAGCAAGAAATTGGTACTGCAGAATGTTAGGTGTATCTCCCGAAGGCGACATCTTATTTGAGCATCTGTATTTACTTCCTATGGATGGACCTGTTGTTATTTTAGATCAAATGCCCATGTGGGGTGGCAACGAGCCAGGGGGAGCTCCAAGTTATAAAACACCTGCCTTTATGTTTCAAACTGACGATATTTATGCATCCTATCAATTTATGAAACATAATAATGTTGAACTTGTAACGGAGATACAGTCAGAGAAATGGTTCGTATTTAAAGATCCTGACGGTAATCTTCTGATGGTCTGTAAGTAA